The region CTTTGCGAAGTAACCGGCCAGGTGGATATCGCCTCCGATGTGGCTGAGCAGGTCGAGATTCACGCCAAGTACGCCGGGTATATCGAACGCCAGCAGGAAGAAATCAACCGTCTGCGCCAGAACGAGGAAACGGAATTGCCACTCGATCTGGATTACCAGGCGCTCAGCGGGCTGTCGAGCGAAATCAAACACAAGCTGGCCGACGTGCGGCCTCAAACGCTCGGCCAGGCATCGCGCATTCCGGGTGTGACGCCTGCTGCCGTGAGTCTGCTGCTGATCCATCTGAAAAAACGCAGCGCTGCCGGAAAAAGCGGTCTGGTCAGGGAGGCCTGAACGCATGAGTGATCACGCGACGCAGCTCGCCGAAGGAGCACGGCAACTGGGTATTGCCTTGAGCGATTACCAGGCGCAGCAGCTACTTGGCTACCTGGCATTACTCAACAAGTGGAACAAGGCCTACAACCTCACCGCCGTTCGCGATCCGGCGGAAATGGTCAGCCGCCATTTGCTGGACACCCTGAGTATTCTTCCCTTCGTGCAGGGTGATCGCTGGCTGGATGTGGGTAGCGGTGGGGGCATGCCCGGGCTGATTCTCGCCATCATGCGACCTGACGCTCATTTCACCCTGCTCGACAGCAACGGCAAGAAGACCCGCTTTCTCACTCAGGCGAAGGTGGAGTTGAAACTGGCAAACGTCACGGTGGTGAATAACCGCGTGGAAGCCTTCTCGGTCGAGTCGGCGTTCGACGGAATCGTGTCCCGGGCATTCAGTTCCATGGCCGACTTTGCCAACCTGACCCGTCATGTGAGTGATAGCCGCACGCGGTGGCTTGCAATGAAAGGCTTGTACCCGGATGAAGAGCTCAGTGCCCTGCCGGATGATTTTGAAGTTCTGCAGAGCGAACAATTGGCAGTCCCTGGTTGCCAAGGCAGCCGACATCTGCTGATACTGCGACGGTTGATCCAGCCCGAATTGGCATAGCCTGTATACGGATAGGAGGTCGGAGTGGGAAAGGTATTGGCAATGGCCAATCAGAAAGGCGGCGTCGGCAAGACCACCACCAGTGTGAACCTGGCGGCTTCGCTTGCTGCTACCAAGCGCAAGGTGCTGCTGATCGATCTCGATCCCCAGGGCAATGCCACCATGGGTAGCGGAGTGGACAAGGCTGATCTGGAAAATTCTGTATATGAACTGCTGACAGGTCAGTGTTCGCTGGCCGAGGCGTTGTGCCGTTCCGAGACTGGAAACTACGATCTGCTGCCGGCCAATGGCGACCTGACCGCAGCGGAAATCGAGTTGCTCGAGTCCGACTTCCGTGAGCACCGTTTGCGCATGGCGCTGGACGGCGTGCTTGGCAGCTACGACTTCGTTCTGATCGACTGTCCGCCCTCGCTGAATATGCTGACTATCAATGGCCTGGTCGCCGCCGACGCGGTGATCATTCCCATGCAGTGCGAATATTACGCGCTGGAAGGTTTGTCAGCACTGGTCAACACCATTCAGCGCATTAGCGCAAAGCTCAATCCGTCGCTGCAAATAGAAGGTCTTTTGCGCACTATGTACGACCCGCGTAACAGTCTGACCCGAGAGGTCTCTGCACAGTTGACCACTCATTTCGGAGATCAGCTGTACAAAACAGTCATCCCGCGGAATGTACGCCTGGCTGAAGCGCCCAGTTATGGCATGCCGGCACTCGCGTACGATAAGCAGTCCAGGGGAGCGGTAGCTTATCTGGCCCTGGCCGGTGAACTGATCCGGCGTACCAAGCAGGCAGACAAAACGCCTGCCGTGACAGATGCAACCGAATAACACGAAAAGGACGATATAGGCATGGCGGTCAAGAAACGCGGCTTGGGACGAGGGCTCGACGCACTACTGGGGCAACCGTTGCCCGCAAACCAGGAAGTCGACAGCCAGGACCAGCAGCTCAAGGATATCCCGATCGACCTGATCCAGCGCGGCAAGTACCAACCTCGCCGTGACATGGACCCGCAGGCGCTCGAAGAGCTGGCCAACTCAATTCGGGTGCAGGGTGTAATGCAGCCGATTGTGGTGCGTCCCATCCCGGGAGACCGTTACGAGATCATTGCCGGCGAACGTCGCTGGCGCGCCACCCAGCTCGCCGGACTCGATGCGATCCCTGCAGTCATTCGCGATGTTCCGGATGAAGCAGCGATCGCGATGGCGCTGATTGAAAACATTCAGCGTGAGGATCTCAATCCCATTGAGGAAGCGATTGCACTGCAGCGCCTGCAACAGGAATTCGAACTGACCCAGCAGCAGGTCGCAGACGCGGTGGGCAAGTCGCGGGTAACCATTACCAATCTATTGCGCCTGATGTCTCTCGCAGATGATGTCAAATTGTTGCTGGAGCGCGGCGACATCGAGATGGGACACGCACGCGCATTATTGGGATTACCCCCGGAACAGCAAACCCAGGCAGCACGCCAAGTAGTGGCCAAGGGCTTGACCGTGCGCCAGGCGGAAGCACTGGTCAGGCAGTTGTTGAATCCGCGGCGTGACGCCTCCTCAACACGCCAGAACCCTGATATTGAACGTTTACAGCAGGATCTGGCGGAGCGGATCGGAGCAAGCGTCAGCATTCAGCACGGCGCCAAGGGTAAAGGAAAGCTGGTCATCAGCTACAGCTCGCTGGACGAACTTGATGGCGTATTGATGCACATCAAATGATTTGTCATGTCAGGGATCGCAGAATGGCATTCTCACAGCAATGCGGGGTTGCGGTTATCGAAACGGATTTCCCCTGTGCCTGTTGAACCGAGGGTTTAATCCCCCTATACTCCTCGCGCTGTTTTGACTGGCGCAAATTGCACCAGTTTATTGCATTAATTAACCCGGAGATCAGGCCGAGGCTAATCACCGAGGCGGGAAAATGGACGCAAGAACGCCCAACAAAACCCCGTTTCATCGGTTGCCCGCATTTCCGGTTTTGGTAGCACAAGCAATTATGGCTGGGCTGGTGGCACTGACCCTGTGGGTTTTCCAGGGCCAAGTTTCCGCATGCTCAGCTTTGTTGGGAGGGATGATAGCCCTCGTGCCCAACGCCTATTTTGCCTATCGGGTGTACCGCTACAGCGGAGCTCGATCGGCCCGTGCCATCGTCAGCGAACTGTATTCCGGCGAGGCAGGCAAACTGATATTGACGGCAGCACTTTTTGTGCTGGTGCTATTGGCAGTAAAGCCGCTTGAGGTCCCCGCGCTATTTGCCGGCTACCTCGCGGTACTGGCAGTGGGAGCCAGTGCAATGTTGATCGTCAGAAGCTTTCCAAAGCATTAGTGTCTGAGGCAAATATGGCAACTTCATCAGCTGAGTATATCCAGCACCATTTGCAGAACCTTACCTTCGGTAAGCTGCCTGGTGGCTACGTTCGTGCGGACGGCAGTGTCGTCGAAGAAACAACCTGGACCCTGGCCAGGAGCGGTGCCGAAGCAACCGATATGGGTTTCATGGCGGTGCATGTTGATACACTGGGCTGGTCGATCTTCATGGGTCTGATCTTTCTCGGTCTGTTCCGCTATGTTGCAGGTCGCGCCACGGTAGACACGCCCAGAGGCGCCCAGAATCTGGTCGAGATGATCGTCGAGTTCATTCAGAACATCGTGCGTGACACCTTTCACGGCAAGAGCCCGCTGGTAGCACCGTTGGCGCTGACGATATTTGTCTGGGTCTTCCTGATGAACTCCCTCAAGTGGATTCCCGTTGACTACATCCCGGGCCTTGCTCACGCTCTGGGGCTCGACTACTTCAAGATTGTTCCGACGGCCGATCCGAATGGTACTTTCGGTCTGTCCCTCGGGGTTTTCGTTCTGATCCTGTTCTATAGCGTCAAAATCAAGGGTGTGGGTGGCTTCGTTCACGAACTGTCCTTCACACCGTTCAAGCACTGGTCGTTGATTCCGTTCAACCTGTTCCTTGAAATCCTTGGCCTGCTTACCAAGCCGCTGAGTCTGGCGTTGCGACTCTTCGGTAACATGTATGCCGGCGAGGTAGTATTCATTCTGATCGCGTTGTTGCCCTTCTATCTCCAGTGGGGTCTGAACGTGCCGTGGGCTATCTTCCACATCCTGGTAATCCCGCTACAGGCCTTCATCTTCATGGTGCTGTCCGTGGTGTATTTGAGTGCTGCCCATGAGGATTCCCACTAAGCAGCCGGAACCGTGTTCAACCAACGATAAACTTGAACTTCAACTTGAACCTTAGGAGTAATTATGGAACTCGTTATCATTGCTGCCTCCATCATGATCGGTCTGGGCGCTCTGGGTACTGGTATTGGCTTCGCCCTGCTGGGTGGCAAATTGCTGGAATCCACTGCACGTCAGCCTGAACTGGGGCCGAACCTGCAAACCAAGACCTTCCTGATGGCCGGTCTGCTCGACGCCGTGCCGATGATCGGTGTTGGTATCGCGATGTACCTGATCTTCGTTGTCGCTCCTGGTATGGGCGCCTGATCGGACGATTCGGAAACCCGGCAGGTAACCCCTGCCGGAGATGATCGTCTCGTTCATCGGGATACAACGAAATAGCACGAGGTAAATCGCTGTGAATATTAATCTGACGCTGTTTGGTCAAACGATTGCCTTCGCTATTTTTGTCTGGTTTACCATGAAGTATGTATGGCCGCCGATTACCCAGGCCATGCAGGAACGCCAGAAAAAAATCGCCGAAGGTCTGGATGCGGCTGGCCGCGCCCAGCGTGACTTGGGCCTGGCCCAGGAAAAGGCTTCCCAGACTCTGCGCGAGACCAAGGAACAGGCTACTCAGATCATCGAGCAGGCCAACAAGAGTGCCAACCTCATTGTCGAGGAAGCGAAACAGCAGGCACGTTCCGAGGGTGAGCGCCTGATTGCGGCCGCCAAGGTCGAAATCGAGCAGGAAATGAACCGCGCCAAGGATCAACTTCGTGCCCAGGTCGCCGTACTGGCTATCCAGGGTGCCGAGCAGATTCTGGAATCCGAAGTGGATCCCAAGGCACACAGTGAGCTGGTCAACAAACTGGCCTCACAACTCTAAGCGAGGCGAGCTATGGCTACCATCAATACGCTAGCTCGTCCTTATGCAAAGGCTGCGTTCGAAGTCGCTTCATCCGCTAATAAGCTGGATGCCTGGTCAGGCATGCTGGCGGTAGCGGGTGCGGTGGTCTCCGATGCAGCTTTTGGCTATAGGGTGCGCAATCCGGCAGTGACCGCAGAGCGCAAGGCTGAAGACCTGCTCATGGTTGGCGAAGGTCAGTTCGACGCGGAGTTCGGCAATTTTGTCCGGGCTCTGGCTGATAACGATCGATTGCTCCTGATTCCGGTTATCGCCGAGCTCTACGAGCAGCACAAGGCGGAACACGATCGCAGCATTGCAGTGGAGGTGGAAACCGCCTTCGAACTGAATGACGATCAACAGAAAACGCTGGCTACCGCGTTGTCGAAGCGGTTAGACCGCACAGTAACTCCCCATGTGACCATCAACCCGGCCCTTATTGGCGGTGTGTTGATTCGTGCGGGTGACCTGGTCATCGACGGTTCGGTCCGCGGCAAGCTTGCAAAGCTGGCCGAAACGTTGAAATCCTGATTTGAGGGACATGGCATGCAGCAATTGAATCCTTCCGAAATTAGCGAAATTATCAAACAGCGCATCGAGAAACTCGATGTGACTTCGCAGGCCCGGAATGTAGGCACTGTCGTCAGCGTATCTGACGGTATCGTGCGTATCCACGGCCTAGCTGACGTAATGTACGGCGAGATGATCGAATTCCCCGGTGGCCTGTACGGTATGGCACTGAACCTGGAGCGTGATTCCGTCGGTGCGGTTGTACTGGGTGATTACCTGGGTCTGAGCGAGGGCATGACTGCCCAGTGCACTGGTCGTATCCTCGAAGTTCCAGTCGGTCCCGAGCTGCTTGGCCGCGTTGTAGACGCGCTGGGTAACCCGATCGATGGCAAGGGTGTCATTGACGCCAAGCTGACCGATGCAGTCGAGAAAGTAGCCCCGGGTGTGATCTGGCGTAAGTCGGTCGACCAGCCGGTTCAGACCGGTTACAAATCAGTCGACGCGATGATTCCGATCGGCCGTGGCCAGCGTGAGCTGATCATCGGCGACCGCCAGACGGGTAAGACCGCCATGGCGATCGACGCGATCATCAACCAGAAAGATTCCGGCATCAAGTGTGTCTACGTCGCGGTTGGTCAGAAGCGTTCGACCATCGCCAACGTGGTTCGCAAGCTGGAAGAAAACGGCGCAATGGCTCACACCATTGTTGTCGCGGCTTCTGCTTCCGATCCGGCGGCGCTGCAGTTCCTGGCACCTTATGCAGGCTGCACCATGGGCGAATACTTCCGTGACCGCGGTGAAGATGCTCTGATCGTATATGACGACCTGTCCAAGCAGGCAGTTGCCTATCGTCAGATCTCCCTGCTGCTGCGTCGTCCGCCGGGCCGTGAAGCCTATCCGGGTGACGTATTCTATCTCCACAGTCGTCTGCTCGAGCGCGCATCACGTATCTCGGAAGAGTATGTAGAGAAGCTCACCAACGGTGAAGTGAAAGGCAAGACCGGTTCGTTGACCGCATTGCCTTTGATCGAAACCCAGGCCGGTGACGTATCTGCCTTCGTTCCGACCAACGTGATCTCCATCACCGACGGTCAGATCTTCCTGGAGTCGAACCTGTTCAACTCAGGTATTCGTCCTGCGGTTAACGCCGGTGTATCGGTGTCCCGTGTGGGTGGTGCTGCGCAGACCAAGATCATCAAGAAGCTCTCAGGTGGTATCCGTACCGCATTGGCTCAGTACCGTGAACTGGCAGCATTCGCCCAGTTTGCATCCGATCTGGATGAAGCGACCCGTAAGCAGCTCGAGCATGGTCAGCGCGTTACCGAACTGATGAAGCAGGGCCAGTATGCGCCCATGTCGGTTGCAGATATGGCTATCAGTCTGTACGCCGCTGAAAAGGGCTTCCTGACTGACGTCGAGCTGAGCAAGATCGGCGCGTTCGAGAAGGCGCTGCTCGCTTACTTCAAGCGTGATAAGGCCGATCTGCTGGCCAAGATCAACGAGAAGGGCGACTACAACGACGAGATCGAAGCCGGTATCAAGTCTGGCATCGAGAACTTCAAGGCGACCCAGAGCTGGTAAGCCCATTGCGGGGTGCGATGTCATCGCACTCCGTATCGTGCGAAGCAGCCACGGGATAACCTCAGAGGTGTGACATGTCAGGCGCAAAAGAGATTCGCGGTAAGATCGCGAGCATTAAAAGTACGCAAAAGATCACCAGCGCCATGGAAAAGGTGGCGGTCAGCAAAATGCGCAAAGCTCAACAGCGCATGGCTGCCAGCCGTCCATATGCTGAGCGTATCCGTCAGGTAATTGGCCATCTGGCCAACGCCAACCCGGAGTATCGCCACCCGTTCATGCAAGAGCGTGAAACCAAGCGGGTGGGTTATATCGTGGTCAGCACGGATCGTGGTCTTGCTGGCGGTTTGAACACTAACCTGTTCAAGGCGCTGGTTCAGAATATGAAAGAGTGGCGTGACCGCAACGTTGAGACCGAGCTGTGCGTTATCGGCAGCAAGGGCGCCGCGTTCTTCCGCAGTTATGGCGGTAACGTGGTAGCGGCTATCAATGGCCTCGGCGAGAAACCGACACTGAATGACCTGATCGGCAGCGTCAAGGTGATGCTTGACGGTTACCACGAAGGGCGTATCGATCGTCTGTTTCT is a window of Pseudomonas sp. gcc21 DNA encoding:
- the atpB gene encoding F0F1 ATP synthase subunit A, which codes for MATSSAEYIQHHLQNLTFGKLPGGYVRADGSVVEETTWTLARSGAEATDMGFMAVHVDTLGWSIFMGLIFLGLFRYVAGRATVDTPRGAQNLVEMIVEFIQNIVRDTFHGKSPLVAPLALTIFVWVFLMNSLKWIPVDYIPGLAHALGLDYFKIVPTADPNGTFGLSLGVFVLILFYSVKIKGVGGFVHELSFTPFKHWSLIPFNLFLEILGLLTKPLSLALRLFGNMYAGEVVFILIALLPFYLQWGLNVPWAIFHILVIPLQAFIFMVLSVVYLSAAHEDSH
- a CDS encoding F0F1 ATP synthase subunit delta, encoding MATINTLARPYAKAAFEVASSANKLDAWSGMLAVAGAVVSDAAFGYRVRNPAVTAERKAEDLLMVGEGQFDAEFGNFVRALADNDRLLLIPVIAELYEQHKAEHDRSIAVEVETAFELNDDQQKTLATALSKRLDRTVTPHVTINPALIGGVLIRAGDLVIDGSVRGKLAKLAETLKS
- a CDS encoding F0F1 ATP synthase subunit I produces the protein MDARTPNKTPFHRLPAFPVLVAQAIMAGLVALTLWVFQGQVSACSALLGGMIALVPNAYFAYRVYRYSGARSARAIVSELYSGEAGKLILTAALFVLVLLAVKPLEVPALFAGYLAVLAVGASAMLIVRSFPKH
- the atpG gene encoding F0F1 ATP synthase subunit gamma encodes the protein MSGAKEIRGKIASIKSTQKITSAMEKVAVSKMRKAQQRMAASRPYAERIRQVIGHLANANPEYRHPFMQERETKRVGYIVVSTDRGLAGGLNTNLFKALVQNMKEWRDRNVETELCVIGSKGAAFFRSYGGNVVAAINGLGEKPTLNDLIGSVKVMLDGYHEGRIDRLFLVSNKFVNTMVQQPQVEQLIPLVPADKEELQKQWDYVYEPDARELLDGLLVRYIESQVYQAVIENNASEQAARMVAMKSATDNAGEIINNLQLIYNKARQAAITQEISEIVGGAAAV
- the atpE gene encoding F0F1 ATP synthase subunit C, with the translated sequence MELVIIAASIMIGLGALGTGIGFALLGGKLLESTARQPELGPNLQTKTFLMAGLLDAVPMIGVGIAMYLIFVVAPGMGA
- a CDS encoding F0F1 ATP synthase subunit B, translated to MNINLTLFGQTIAFAIFVWFTMKYVWPPITQAMQERQKKIAEGLDAAGRAQRDLGLAQEKASQTLRETKEQATQIIEQANKSANLIVEEAKQQARSEGERLIAAAKVEIEQEMNRAKDQLRAQVAVLAIQGAEQILESEVDPKAHSELVNKLASQL
- the rsmG gene encoding 16S rRNA (guanine(527)-N(7))-methyltransferase RsmG — translated: MSDHATQLAEGARQLGIALSDYQAQQLLGYLALLNKWNKAYNLTAVRDPAEMVSRHLLDTLSILPFVQGDRWLDVGSGGGMPGLILAIMRPDAHFTLLDSNGKKTRFLTQAKVELKLANVTVVNNRVEAFSVESAFDGIVSRAFSSMADFANLTRHVSDSRTRWLAMKGLYPDEELSALPDDFEVLQSEQLAVPGCQGSRHLLILRRLIQPELA
- the atpA gene encoding F0F1 ATP synthase subunit alpha, yielding MQQLNPSEISEIIKQRIEKLDVTSQARNVGTVVSVSDGIVRIHGLADVMYGEMIEFPGGLYGMALNLERDSVGAVVLGDYLGLSEGMTAQCTGRILEVPVGPELLGRVVDALGNPIDGKGVIDAKLTDAVEKVAPGVIWRKSVDQPVQTGYKSVDAMIPIGRGQRELIIGDRQTGKTAMAIDAIINQKDSGIKCVYVAVGQKRSTIANVVRKLEENGAMAHTIVVAASASDPAALQFLAPYAGCTMGEYFRDRGEDALIVYDDLSKQAVAYRQISLLLRRPPGREAYPGDVFYLHSRLLERASRISEEYVEKLTNGEVKGKTGSLTALPLIETQAGDVSAFVPTNVISITDGQIFLESNLFNSGIRPAVNAGVSVSRVGGAAQTKIIKKLSGGIRTALAQYRELAAFAQFASDLDEATRKQLEHGQRVTELMKQGQYAPMSVADMAISLYAAEKGFLTDVELSKIGAFEKALLAYFKRDKADLLAKINEKGDYNDEIEAGIKSGIENFKATQSW
- a CDS encoding ParA family protein translates to MGKVLAMANQKGGVGKTTTSVNLAASLAATKRKVLLIDLDPQGNATMGSGVDKADLENSVYELLTGQCSLAEALCRSETGNYDLLPANGDLTAAEIELLESDFREHRLRMALDGVLGSYDFVLIDCPPSLNMLTINGLVAADAVIIPMQCEYYALEGLSALVNTIQRISAKLNPSLQIEGLLRTMYDPRNSLTREVSAQLTTHFGDQLYKTVIPRNVRLAEAPSYGMPALAYDKQSRGAVAYLALAGELIRRTKQADKTPAVTDATE
- a CDS encoding ParB/RepB/Spo0J family partition protein, with product MAVKKRGLGRGLDALLGQPLPANQEVDSQDQQLKDIPIDLIQRGKYQPRRDMDPQALEELANSIRVQGVMQPIVVRPIPGDRYEIIAGERRWRATQLAGLDAIPAVIRDVPDEAAIAMALIENIQREDLNPIEEAIALQRLQQEFELTQQQVADAVGKSRVTITNLLRLMSLADDVKLLLERGDIEMGHARALLGLPPEQQTQAARQVVAKGLTVRQAEALVRQLLNPRRDASSTRQNPDIERLQQDLAERIGASVSIQHGAKGKGKLVISYSSLDELDGVLMHIK